Below is a genomic region from Thalassospira sp. TSL5-1.
GAAGAAGCCCTGGTTGATATTTATCGTGTCATGCGCCCGGGTGAGCCGCCGACGATCGAAGGTGCCGAGGCCATGTTCAAGGGCCTGTTCTTCGATGCTGAGCGGTACGATCTGTCGGCTGTTGGCCGTGTGAAGATGAATGCGCGTCTCAATCTGGAATGCCCGGATACGGTGCGTGTTCTGCGTCGCGAAGACATTCTTGAAGTCGTCCGCGTTCTGATCGACCTGAAAGACGGTCGTGGCGAAATCGACGATATTGACCATCTTGGCAACCGTCGTGTTCGTTCTGTTGGCGAACTGATGGAAAACCAGTTCCGCGTTGGTTTGCTGCGTATGGAACGTGCGATCCGCGAGCGTATGAGCTCGGTCGAGATCGACAACGTCATGCCGCATGACCTGATCAACGCCAAGCCGGTTGCGGCTGCTGTGCGTGAATTCTTCGGCTCCTCGCAGCTGTCGCAGTTCATGGACCAGACCAACCCGCTTTCGGAAATTACCCACAAGCGTCGTCTCTCGGCTCTCGGGCCGGGCGGTCTGACCCGTGAGCGTGCAGGCTTTGAAGTCCGTGACGTGCATCCGACCCACTATGGTCGTATCTGCCCGGTTGAAACCCCGGAAGGTCCGAACATTGGTCTGATCAACTCGCTGGCGACCTTTGCCCGTGTCAACCAGTACGGCTTTATCGAAAGCCCGTATCGTAAGGTTGTTGACGGCAAAGTGACGGCCGAGGTCATTTATCTGTCGGCAATCGAGGAAGGGCGTTATGTTATCGCCCAGGCCAACGAACCGCTGACCGAAGATTTCCGCTTTGCCAATGAACTGATCAATACCCGTAAGGCGGGCGATCACCTCATGGCGCGCGAAGAAGAAATCGACCTGATGGACGTTTCGCCAAAGCAGCTGGTTTCTGTGGCATCGGCCCTGATCCCGTTCCTTGAAAACGACGACGCCAACCGCGCTCTCATGGGCTCGAACATGCAGCGTCAGGCGGTTCCGCTGATCCGCTCTGAAGCGCCGTATGTCGGGACCGGCATGGAAGTTCCGGTGGCCCGCGATTCGGGGGCAACCCTGATTGCGCGCCGTGATGGTGTTGTTGAATCGGTTGACGCCACCCGTATGGTCATCCGCGCAACGGGCGATATTGCCGCCTCTGAATCGGGTGTTGATATTTACACGCTTCGTAAATACCAGCGGTCGAACCAGGGCAGCTGTATCAACCAGAAGCCGCTGGTGAAGGTGGGCGACGTTGTCCAGAAGGGCGACATCATCTCTGACGGTCCCTGTACCGACATGGGTGAACTGGCTCTTGGCCGTAACGTGCTGGTCGCGTTTATGCCGTGGAACGGTTACAACTTCGAGGACTCCATTCTTCTGTCCGAACGTATCGCCCGTGATGACGTCTACACCTCGATCCATATCGAGGAATTTGAAGTCATGGCCCGTGATACCAAGCTCGGCCAGGAAGAAATCACCCGTGATATTCCGAACGTTGGTGAAGAAGCCCTGAAAAACCTCGACGAGGCAGGGATTGTCTATATCGGTGCGGAAATCAAACCGGGCGATATTCTCGTCGGTAAGGTGACGCCGAAGGGTGAAAGCCCGATGACGCCGGAAGAAAAACTTCTGCGCGCCATTTTCGGTGAGAAAGCTTCGGATGTACGCGATACCTCGCTGCGTGTCCCGCCGGGACAGTTCGGTACCGTTGTTGAAGTTCGTGTTTTCTCGCGCCGTGGCGTGGACAAGGACGAACGTGCACTGGCGATTGAACGTTCGGAAATCGAACGTCTGGCGCTGGACCGCGATGACGAACGCTCGATCCTGGAACGCAACTTCTATGGCCGTTTGAAAAATCTGCTGCTGGGTCAGACCATCGTTGATGGTCCGAAAAGCCTGGCCGGTATATTGACCGAAGACAGCCTGTCGAATGTTGCCCGTGGTCTGTGGCGTCAGATTGCGGTTGCCGATGACAGTGTCATGTCTGACATCGAGGCGCTGAAAAAGCAGTTTGAAGAATCGATCAAGGTTCTCCAGGCCCGTTTTGACGACAAGGTTGACAAACTTCAGGCCGGTGACGAATTGCCGCCGGGCGTTATGAAGATGGTCAAGGTCTTTGTTGCCGTGAAGCGTAAAATGCAGCCGGGCGATAAAATGGCCGGTCGTCATGGTAACAAGGGTGTTGTGTCGCGCATCATGCCGATGGAAGACATGCCGCACCTTGAAGACGGGACCCCTGTCGATATCGTTCTGAACCCGCTCGGCGTGCCGTCGCGTATGAACGTTGGTCAGATTCTCGAAACGCACCTTGGTTGGGCATCGCGCGGCCTTGGCGAGCAGATCGGGAACATGGTCGATGGCGTTCTTGACGATCGTACCTCGATGGACGAATTGCGCAGCAAGCTGAACGAAGTCTATGAAGACGACGATTATGTCGCCGGCATCAAGGAATTGAGCGACGGTGACGTGATCGAGCTTGGCAATAACCTGCGTCGTGGTGTGCCGATGGCAACGCCGGTCTTTGATGGTGCACGTGAACCCGATGTGGTCCGTATGCTTGAAAAGGCAGGCTTGGACGGTTCTGGTCAGGTCGATCTTTATGACGGTCGTACCGGCGAGAAATTCCATCGCAAGGTCACAGTGGGCTATATCTACATGCTCAAGCTGCACCACCTTGTTGATGACAAGATCCACGCCCGTTCGATCGGCCCGTACTCGCTTGTTACCCAGCAGCCGCTGGGTGGTAAGGCGCAGTTCGGTGGCCAGCGTTTCGGGGAAATGGAAGTGTGGGCGCTCGAAGCATATGGCGCTGCTTACACTCTGCAGGAAATGCTGACTGTCAAATCGGACGACGTTTCTGGCCGTACCAAGGTCTATGAAGCAATTGTTCGTGGCGAAGACACCTTTGAAGCCGGTATTCCGGAATCCTTTAACGTTCTTGTTAAGGAACTCC
It encodes:
- the rpoB gene encoding DNA-directed RNA polymerase subunit beta; this encodes MDKSFTGRKRIRKSFGRISEVAPLPNLIEVQKNSYVKFLQTGIPSEQRDDTGLQEVFKSVFPIKDFSERATLEFVSFELEQPKYDVEECGQRGMTFAAPLRVTLRLVVWDIDEDTGARSIRDIKEQDVYMGDMPLMTEHGTFIVNGTERVIVSQMHRSPGVFFDHDKGKTHSSGKYLFSARVIPYRGSWLDFEFDAKDVLYVRIDRRRKLPATTLLMALENEESEQLRAQRAEEGRSVDPSEIEGLTPEEILNYYYDSAEYRRTNNGWVTDFDAERYVGQKLLNDLLDADSGEVVAAAGTKITKRSAAKIVEQGVTKIMVPEEQLYGWYMAEDLIDGDTGEIRAEAGHELTEGVFEQLKEWGVDSVRLLLIDHNNVGAYLRNTVALDKNSNREEALVDIYRVMRPGEPPTIEGAEAMFKGLFFDAERYDLSAVGRVKMNARLNLECPDTVRVLRREDILEVVRVLIDLKDGRGEIDDIDHLGNRRVRSVGELMENQFRVGLLRMERAIRERMSSVEIDNVMPHDLINAKPVAAAVREFFGSSQLSQFMDQTNPLSEITHKRRLSALGPGGLTRERAGFEVRDVHPTHYGRICPVETPEGPNIGLINSLATFARVNQYGFIESPYRKVVDGKVTAEVIYLSAIEEGRYVIAQANEPLTEDFRFANELINTRKAGDHLMAREEEIDLMDVSPKQLVSVASALIPFLENDDANRALMGSNMQRQAVPLIRSEAPYVGTGMEVPVARDSGATLIARRDGVVESVDATRMVIRATGDIAASESGVDIYTLRKYQRSNQGSCINQKPLVKVGDVVQKGDIISDGPCTDMGELALGRNVLVAFMPWNGYNFEDSILLSERIARDDVYTSIHIEEFEVMARDTKLGQEEITRDIPNVGEEALKNLDEAGIVYIGAEIKPGDILVGKVTPKGESPMTPEEKLLRAIFGEKASDVRDTSLRVPPGQFGTVVEVRVFSRRGVDKDERALAIERSEIERLALDRDDERSILERNFYGRLKNLLLGQTIVDGPKSLAGILTEDSLSNVARGLWRQIAVADDSVMSDIEALKKQFEESIKVLQARFDDKVDKLQAGDELPPGVMKMVKVFVAVKRKMQPGDKMAGRHGNKGVVSRIMPMEDMPHLEDGTPVDIVLNPLGVPSRMNVGQILETHLGWASRGLGEQIGNMVDGVLDDRTSMDELRSKLNEVYEDDDYVAGIKELSDGDVIELGNNLRRGVPMATPVFDGAREPDVVRMLEKAGLDGSGQVDLYDGRTGEKFHRKVTVGYIYMLKLHHLVDDKIHARSIGPYSLVTQQPLGGKAQFGGQRFGEMEVWALEAYGAAYTLQEMLTVKSDDVSGRTKVYEAIVRGEDTFEAGIPESFNVLVKELRSLGLNVELEQEDY